The Gammaproteobacteria bacterium genomic sequence AATCAGAGTCTCTACGAGCGGATATTCGACGAGATCGATGCGCTGACGCTGCAGGCCGTTGATGCACTGAACAATAACGACATCCAGCAGCTGGGCGAACTGATGAATATCAACCAGGGCTTGCTCAACGCCTTGCAGGTTTCATGCTGGGAGCTCGAAGAGCTGATACAGATTGCGCGCGAAAACGGCGCTTCCGGCGCCAAGCTGACCGGCGGCGGTGGCGGTGGCTCGATTATTGCGGTTTGCCCGGACGACCCGCAGCGCGTTGTGAAGGCAATCCGCGATGCCGGTTACCAGGCGATGGAGGTCGAGATTGGCTGACAGTACTGCAGCAGGCGGTTCTGCAGTCGTATCCAGCGAAGGTGAGCGGCTGATCCTGGTCGACTCGCAGGACAACGAAATCGGTTTCGAGACCAAGGGTGCCGTCCATGACGGCGCCGGTCAGCTGCATCGCGCCTTTTCCCTGTTTATCTTCAATCGTCACGGCGAACTGCTGGTACAGCAGCGCAGCAAGGAGAAACGGTTGTGGCCATTGTTCTGGTCAAACAGCTGTTGCAGCCATCCGCGCGAAGGCGAGGAGATGGACGATGCCATCCACCGCCGTCTGCGCGAGGAGCTGGGGATGAAAAGCGAACTCAAATTCCTGTTTCGCTTTCGCTATCACGCCCAGTTTGGCGAGCTTGGTGCCGAGCATGAGTTTTGCTGGGTTTACATCGGTCGCAGCGACGATGAAGTTATCGTCAACGATAACGAAGTTGCCGATTGGCACTGGACCAATATTGATGCGCTGAACCAGCATATGGGCGAAGAGCCGGAAGCGTTCACACCATGGTTTCGCATGGAGTGGGAGCGGATCAGTAATGAGTTCGGCCATGAACTGGAGGCCATCACCAGCGAGCTATGAGCATCCCGGTTAAACAGCAGTGGATGGTTGGCAGCTACCTGCTGAAACAGAAGCTGAAAGGGAACAAACGCTTTCCGCTGGTGCTGATGCTCGAACCGCTGTTCCAGTGCAACCTCGCCTGTGCCGGCTGCGGCAAGATCGATTACGACAAAGACATTTTGCAGCAGCGGGTCTCGGTTGCAGATGCGCTGCGCGCCGTTGACGAGTGTGGCGCACCGGTGGTTTCAGTCGCCGGTGGCGAACCACTGATTCACAAGGACCTGCCGCAGATTATTAATGGCATCATCGAGCGCAGGAAGTTCGTTTATCTGTGTACCAACGCCATTCTGCTGCGCAAGAAAATTGACGACTATCAGCCGTCGCCGTTCCTGACTTTTTCTATCCACCTGGATGGTAACCGCAAGCGCCACGACGAGTCGGTGTGCCAGGTCGGCGTATTCGACAAGGCGGTGCTGGCTATTGATGAAGCAAGGCAGCGTGGTTTTCGTATCAACGTCAACTGCACACTGTTCAACGACGAAGATCCGCAGGATGTCGCTGAGTTTTTTGACCACGTCATGGCGATGGGCGTAGAAGGCGTGACGGTGTCACCGGGATACAGCTACCAGCATGCGCCGCGGCAGGATGTGTTTTTACAGCGTCGCAACAGCAAAGAGCTGTTTCGCGAGATTTTCCGTCGCGGCAAAGGCCGCAAATGGCGCCTGAACCACTCCAGCCTGTTCAAGGATTTTCTTGCCGGCAACCAGGCCTATCAGTGCACGCCGTGGAGCAATCCCACCTACAACGTGTTCGGCTGGCAAAAACCATGCTACCTGCTGGTCGATGAAGGCTACGCCGACAGCTACGAAAAACTGATGGCTGAAACCGACTGGGACGCTTACGGTACCGGTAACCACCCGAAATGCGACAACTGCATGGCGCACTGTGGCTACGAAGGCACCGCGGTCAATGACACCTTCGCGCATCCGCTCAAGGCGCTGAAGGCGGCACTGTTCGGACCACGCACCGAGGGCCCGATGGCGCCCGAGCTGCCGATCAACTACACCTCGCGGCCGGTTCCCGCCACCGCCATCCCGCTCGAC encodes the following:
- the idi gene encoding isopentenyl-diphosphate Delta-isomerase, translating into MPVTRRWRSRLADSTAAGGSAVVSSEGERLILVDSQDNEIGFETKGAVHDGAGQLHRAFSLFIFNRHGELLVQQRSKEKRLWPLFWSNSCCSHPREGEEMDDAIHRRLREELGMKSELKFLFRFRYHAQFGELGAEHEFCWVYIGRSDDEVIVNDNEVADWHWTNIDALNQHMGEEPEAFTPWFRMEWERISNEFGHELEAITSEL
- the hpnH gene encoding adenosyl-hopene transferase HpnH is translated as MSIPVKQQWMVGSYLLKQKLKGNKRFPLVLMLEPLFQCNLACAGCGKIDYDKDILQQRVSVADALRAVDECGAPVVSVAGGEPLIHKDLPQIINGIIERRKFVYLCTNAILLRKKIDDYQPSPFLTFSIHLDGNRKRHDESVCQVGVFDKAVLAIDEARQRGFRINVNCTLFNDEDPQDVAEFFDHVMAMGVEGVTVSPGYSYQHAPRQDVFLQRRNSKELFREIFRRGKGRKWRLNHSSLFKDFLAGNQAYQCTPWSNPTYNVFGWQKPCYLLVDEGYADSYEKLMAETDWDAYGTGNHPKCDNCMAHCGYEGTAVNDTFAHPLKALKAALFGPRTEGPMAPELPINYTSRPVPATAIPLDSIGGRGRD